From Cecembia calidifontis, one genomic window encodes:
- a CDS encoding ATP-binding protein: protein MGTRLTGRYFSHEGFPFSYQEYLDFLDLDDSQENFNDYLVKGGFPEFLRDQTLKYFKCY, encoded by the coding sequence ATGGGTACAAGATTGACTGGCCGATATTTCAGCCATGAAGGCTTTCCATTTTCATATCAAGAATACCTTGACTTTTTAGACCTAGATGATAGTCAGGAAAACTTCAATGACTATCTTGTCAAAGGTGGATTTCCAGAATTCCTAAGAGACCAAACCCTGAAATACTTCAAATGTTATTGA
- a CDS encoding glycerophosphodiester phosphodiesterase family protein → MKTNIYGLIILLLLFSCKKEASDSQKTALASNGLHRIVLSTVEEARDFYAWTFDRIPMVSAHRGGPYPGYPENSIEAFENTLKHTPSIIEFDVALTKDSVLVLMHDNTLDRTTTGKGKVIDHTFEEIRELYLVDKEGLQTDFRVPTLDEALAWGKGKTLFTVDIKREVPFEMVVDAIKRHQAEPYAAVITYSVDAARKIHRLHPELMLSVTIRNEEELERFENSGIPVDRWIAFTGTSERPEAFNAMLHERGVFTILGVLGNIDRSAIARGDQIYAEFVEKGADILATDRPIEAAKAIVGLSPENSSKLKYFR, encoded by the coding sequence ATGAAGACTAACATTTATGGACTAATAATCTTGTTGCTTCTTTTTTCCTGTAAAAAAGAGGCCTCAGACAGTCAAAAAACAGCACTTGCTTCAAATGGGCTGCATAGGATAGTACTATCTACGGTAGAAGAGGCCAGGGACTTCTACGCTTGGACTTTTGATAGGATCCCGATGGTCTCTGCACACAGGGGAGGACCTTATCCGGGTTATCCCGAAAACTCCATAGAGGCATTTGAAAACACTTTAAAACATACGCCTTCCATCATCGAATTTGATGTAGCGCTGACCAAAGATTCGGTTTTGGTTTTGATGCATGACAATACCTTGGACCGAACCACAACAGGTAAAGGGAAGGTAATTGACCATACTTTTGAAGAAATCAGAGAATTGTATTTGGTAGATAAAGAAGGTTTACAGACAGATTTTCGTGTGCCTACCTTGGATGAGGCACTGGCCTGGGGAAAAGGAAAAACTTTATTTACCGTGGATATCAAAAGAGAGGTACCTTTTGAAATGGTTGTGGATGCCATCAAAAGGCATCAAGCCGAACCCTATGCAGCGGTAATTACATACAGCGTAGATGCGGCCAGAAAGATACACAGGTTGCATCCTGAGTTGATGCTTTCTGTGACCATCCGCAATGAGGAAGAGCTGGAGCGCTTCGAAAATTCCGGAATTCCCGTTGACCGTTGGATTGCATTTACAGGGACATCAGAGAGGCCGGAAGCCTTTAATGCCATGCTCCATGAAAGGGGCGTTTTTACCATTCTTGGGGTTTTGGGCAATATTGACCGAAGCGCCATTGCCCGTGGGGACCAAATCTATGCAGAGTTTGTCGAAAAAGGAGCGGATATTTTGGCCACAGACCGTCCTATAGAAGCTGCAAAGGCGATTGTGGGCTTGAGTCCGGAAAATAGTTCCAAGTTGAAGTATTTTAGGTAA
- a CDS encoding GxxExxY protein, which produces MNKKVITQLSYDVLGCAINVHKEVGPGLLESVYQKCLTYELRSKGFEVIEKVKAPLFYKNLKLEVELRADIIVNESIIVELKTVDCLLAVHEAQLLTYMRLLKIPQGLLMNFYSDNLSKNTIPMVNEYFRALPE; this is translated from the coding sequence ATGAATAAAAAGGTGATTACTCAACTGTCTTATGATGTGCTAGGCTGCGCAATTAATGTCCATAAAGAAGTCGGTCCGGGTCTTTTGGAAAGTGTTTACCAAAAATGCCTAACCTATGAATTGAGATCAAAGGGCTTTGAGGTTATTGAAAAAGTAAAAGCACCATTGTTCTATAAAAATCTTAAGCTTGAAGTTGAATTGAGGGCAGACATAATAGTCAATGAATCAATCATCGTTGAGCTTAAGACAGTTGATTGTCTCTTGGCTGTTCACGAAGCCCAATTATTGACTTATATGCGGCTTTTGAAAATCCCACAAGGTTTATTGATGAATTTTTATTCAGACAATCTTTCAAAAAATACTATCCCCATGGTAAATGAATATTTTAGAGCATTGCCTGAATAA
- a CDS encoding threonine aldolase family protein gives MIIDLRSDTVTKPTKGMLEAMWSAQVGDDVFGEDPTVNALEQKLADMFGMEAGLFCPSGTMTNQIAVKLHTGPQKEVICHKYSHIYLYEAGGIMANAHASVKLLDGAYGKITAQDLADNISPDDVHACETSLVSLENTMNKGGGSVYTLEEVKPIKTLCDQHGIKLHLDGARLFNALVVTGESPKDWGAQFDTISICLSKGLGCPIGSVLLGTKADIKRARKIRKSFGGGMRQAGYLAAAAIYALDYHVDRLAEDHARAKAIDQLLEKHPLVSEVFPVMTNIVIARLQGISPEDFLSKLAAKGIKAVKFGKDQVRFVTHLDFNDEMLEVFGERIREI, from the coding sequence ATGATAATCGATTTACGATCGGATACCGTGACCAAACCTACCAAAGGAATGTTGGAGGCCATGTGGTCTGCCCAGGTGGGGGATGATGTTTTTGGGGAAGACCCTACCGTTAATGCCCTGGAACAAAAACTAGCGGATATGTTCGGGATGGAAGCAGGGCTTTTCTGTCCTTCTGGCACCATGACCAATCAAATTGCCGTCAAGCTACATACCGGCCCTCAAAAGGAAGTGATCTGCCACAAGTATTCCCATATATACCTCTATGAGGCTGGAGGTATCATGGCCAATGCCCATGCATCTGTTAAACTTTTGGATGGGGCGTATGGAAAGATTACTGCCCAGGATCTGGCTGACAATATCAGTCCTGATGATGTGCATGCCTGTGAGACATCGCTTGTATCTTTGGAAAACACGATGAATAAGGGTGGGGGAAGTGTTTATACTTTGGAGGAAGTGAAGCCGATCAAAACCCTTTGTGATCAACATGGTATCAAACTCCACTTGGATGGCGCCAGGCTTTTCAATGCCTTGGTGGTGACCGGTGAAAGCCCCAAAGACTGGGGTGCTCAATTTGACACCATTTCCATCTGTCTGAGCAAAGGTTTGGGCTGTCCGATTGGATCAGTGCTGCTAGGGACAAAAGCCGATATCAAGAGGGCAAGAAAAATCAGGAAGTCCTTTGGAGGAGGAATGAGACAGGCTGGTTACTTAGCCGCAGCTGCCATCTATGCCCTAGATTATCATGTTGATCGTTTGGCCGAAGATCACGCCAGGGCGAAGGCCATAGACCAATTGTTGGAAAAACATCCACTTGTATCGGAGGTTTTTCCTGTGATGACCAATATCGTGATCGCGAGATTGCAGGGCATCAGCCCGGAAGATTTCCTTTCCAAACTGGCAGCCAAAGGCATCAAAGCCGTGAAGTTCGGCAAAGACCAGGTCCGTTTTGTGACGCATCTGGATTTTAATGATGAGATGTTGGAGGTGTTTGGGGAGAGGATAAGGGAGATATAG
- a CDS encoding DUF5687 family protein — translation MILSLLKLELLKTIRSTSFAKSALVAIFLTFLAVILLSYLLLLGIFLKEVIEEGFDSTDAYATVSGALIYFYLFEFMYRYFVQKLPVMELQSFLHLPLKKSSIIQFLLGRSFVSPLTLIAPLLFAPFAFKEIAPRFGDLAAWSWLGSVVMSSWSLHWLMLWFKQKFEDSLIGLGIVFLVLLLGAGSNYYGWFNLGALMKPIFDWSLVSVFPPIIMTLVFLVLYQLAYTYYYKNAYLEDLVEEEDTKFLNQNLGIFNRFGLAGELANLEWKLIIRHKKSRTYLTLAAFFLLYGLIFYTNPQYKTEEGFNHLFVFVGSFITGIFMLQYGQLFLSWNSSNFDFFLNRKGGVKALVKGKYLLFIATSILCYILSVPYVYFGWDILLIHTAAFLFNIGVVMHFVVYLALWKPKPMDLNKGAMFNYEGVGIAQFLMIIPMMGAPYLIYLPFALLVSQYAGLLALAIVGMVGVIAFPYLSDLSVQRVLSNRYQISSSFRQEL, via the coding sequence ATGATCCTTAGTCTGCTTAAGTTGGAGTTGTTGAAGACCATACGGTCAACTTCTTTTGCAAAAAGTGCCTTGGTGGCCATTTTTCTTACCTTTCTGGCAGTAATACTGCTCTCTTATTTACTTTTGCTTGGCATCTTTTTAAAAGAAGTCATTGAAGAGGGTTTTGATAGTACCGATGCCTATGCCACTGTAAGCGGGGCCCTGATTTATTTTTACCTATTTGAATTTATGTACCGGTATTTTGTACAAAAGCTTCCTGTGATGGAACTGCAGAGTTTCTTGCATTTGCCCTTGAAAAAAAGCAGCATCATTCAATTCCTCTTGGGAAGGAGTTTCGTGTCTCCTTTGACATTGATCGCTCCGCTTTTATTTGCACCATTTGCTTTTAAGGAAATTGCCCCAAGATTCGGTGATCTGGCGGCCTGGTCCTGGTTGGGTTCAGTTGTGATGAGCAGCTGGTCCCTGCACTGGTTGATGCTATGGTTCAAACAAAAGTTTGAAGATAGCCTCATCGGATTAGGAATAGTGTTTTTGGTACTCTTATTGGGAGCAGGATCCAATTATTATGGATGGTTCAATTTAGGTGCTTTGATGAAGCCGATTTTTGATTGGTCGTTGGTTTCTGTTTTTCCGCCGATTATCATGACCTTGGTTTTTCTGGTCCTTTACCAATTGGCTTATACTTACTATTACAAAAATGCCTATTTGGAAGACCTAGTAGAAGAGGAGGATACCAAATTCCTGAATCAGAATCTTGGGATTTTCAACCGTTTTGGCTTGGCAGGGGAACTGGCCAATCTGGAATGGAAGTTGATCATCAGACACAAAAAGAGCAGGACCTACCTTACTTTGGCTGCCTTTTTCCTGCTTTATGGATTGATTTTTTATACCAATCCCCAATACAAGACAGAGGAAGGCTTCAATCATCTTTTTGTTTTTGTGGGTTCCTTTATTACCGGAATATTTATGTTGCAATATGGTCAGCTTTTCCTGAGCTGGAATTCTTCCAATTTTGATTTTTTCCTAAATAGAAAAGGAGGGGTGAAAGCATTGGTGAAAGGAAAATATCTTCTATTTATAGCCACTTCCATTCTATGCTATATCCTTTCAGTACCTTACGTGTATTTCGGTTGGGATATATTGCTTATCCATACTGCTGCCTTCCTTTTTAATATAGGCGTGGTGATGCATTTTGTGGTTTACCTTGCCCTATGGAAACCTAAACCCATGGACCTGAATAAAGGGGCGATGTTCAATTATGAGGGGGTGGGGATAGCCCAGTTTTTAATGATCATCCCTATGATGGGTGCCCCTTATTTGATTTATCTTCCCTTTGCGCTTTTGGTCAGTCAATATGCGGGCTTGCTTGCCTTGGCCATAGTAGGTATGGTAGGCGTGATAGCCTTTCCTTATTTGTCAGACCTGTCGGTACAGAGAGTTTTATCCAATAGATATCAGATTTCATCATCTTTTAGACAAGAATTATGA
- a CDS encoding nitroreductase family protein yields MMERTDIKDFFQVVKERRSVRIFDQKEAFNHQIVQKCLEASILAPNSSNMQLWEFYRIPESSPNKAKLAQLCMGQKAATTARELVVVVTRRDLWKSRAKANEDYIKDCYKDAEPKKLKRALSYYSNLVPKLYRKFPFWSLIKQVIAWMVGIYRPMVRQVSDADVRVSVHKSAALAAMTFMYAMKAEGYDTCPMEGFDSLRVKKLLGLPSGAEINMIIGCGKGLPDGIYGERFRKPNEEVIFLR; encoded by the coding sequence ATGATGGAAAGAACGGATATAAAGGATTTTTTTCAAGTCGTAAAGGAGCGGAGATCCGTCAGAATCTTTGACCAAAAAGAGGCTTTCAACCACCAAATTGTACAAAAATGTTTGGAAGCCTCCATATTGGCCCCTAACAGCAGCAACATGCAACTATGGGAATTTTATCGGATACCGGAATCTTCTCCCAACAAAGCTAAACTTGCCCAATTATGCATGGGACAAAAAGCCGCCACAACTGCCCGGGAACTGGTGGTTGTGGTAACGAGAAGGGACTTATGGAAATCACGCGCCAAAGCCAATGAGGACTATATCAAGGATTGCTACAAAGATGCCGAGCCCAAAAAGCTCAAAAGAGCCTTGTCCTATTATTCCAATCTGGTTCCCAAACTTTATCGCAAATTCCCCTTCTGGTCTTTGATCAAACAAGTTATAGCATGGATGGTTGGTATTTACAGACCTATGGTCCGGCAAGTATCAGATGCAGATGTAAGGGTATCCGTCCACAAAAGTGCTGCATTGGCTGCCATGACATTTATGTATGCCATGAAAGCCGAGGGCTACGACACCTGTCCCATGGAAGGTTTTGATTCCTTAAGGGTAAAAAAATTACTGGGACTGCCTTCAGGGGCCGAAATTAACATGATCATTGGCTGTGGCAAAGGGCTTCCAGATGGAATATATGGCGAAAGGTTTAGGAAACCGAATGAAGAAGTGATTTTTCTTAGGTAA
- a CDS encoding DUF2721 domain-containing protein, which produces MELQLSTPALLFSAITLMMLAFTNRFLAIANLIRGLHKKYLENPEENIIIEQIHNLKRRLSMIKYMQLCGVLSFLLCVICMYLIFIEAQEAANYVFIGSMLALLVSLGISMIEILVSNQALNLEIQDMEELFQKRSSGFWFKKDKNED; this is translated from the coding sequence ATGGAACTCCAACTCTCCACACCTGCTTTGCTTTTTTCAGCCATCACTTTGATGATGCTGGCATTCACCAATAGGTTTTTGGCCATTGCCAATCTGATTCGGGGACTTCATAAAAAATACCTCGAAAATCCTGAAGAAAACATCATCATTGAGCAAATTCACAACCTGAAAAGGCGCTTGAGCATGATCAAGTACATGCAGCTTTGTGGGGTACTCAGTTTCCTGCTCTGCGTGATATGCATGTACCTGATTTTCATTGAAGCCCAGGAAGCGGCCAATTATGTCTTTATTGGCAGTATGCTGGCACTCTTGGTTTCATTGGGGATTTCAATGATTGAAATATTGGTTTCAAACCAAGCGTTGAATTTGGAAATTCAGGACATGGAAGAATTGTTTCAAAAGCGCTCTTCCGGATTTTGGTTTAAAAAAGATAAAAATGAAGACTAA
- a CDS encoding replication-associated recombination protein A: protein MIDSTPLAERMRPSRLEELIGQEHLTAPTAFLYKAIKSGNVPSLIFWGPPGVGKTTIANIIANEIKVPFYTLSAISSGVKDIREVIDKAKYQRGAVLFIDEIHRFNKSQQDALLGAVEKGIIRLIGATTENPSFEVNAALLSRCQVYTLNSLGRHELEAMLQQAMEKDVELNKKHIELKETEALLRMSGGDGRKLLNLFEIVINGINEDPCVITNEKVIKTAQQKIALYDKSGEQHYDIMSAFIKSIRGSDPNAAVYWLARMIEGGEDVKFIARRLVILASEDIGNANPNALLLATNCFEAVKMIGYPESRIILSQCVTYLASSPKSNASYMAINRAQALVKETGDLPVPLHLRNAPTKLMKDLNYGKEYKYAHDYEQNFVAQEFLPEDIKNTKLYEPGNNARENELRRFLKDRWKGKYGY, encoded by the coding sequence ATGATTGACAGCACCCCTTTGGCAGAACGTATGCGCCCTTCCCGTTTGGAAGAGTTGATCGGGCAGGAGCACCTGACAGCCCCAACGGCATTTTTGTACAAGGCCATCAAGTCGGGGAATGTGCCTTCCCTGATCTTTTGGGGACCTCCGGGAGTGGGGAAAACCACTATAGCCAACATCATTGCCAATGAAATCAAGGTCCCTTTTTATACCCTCTCTGCTATCAGTTCAGGGGTGAAAGATATTAGGGAAGTCATTGATAAGGCCAAATACCAAAGGGGTGCCGTGCTCTTTATCGACGAGATCCACCGCTTCAACAAATCCCAACAGGATGCTCTTTTGGGAGCAGTTGAAAAAGGGATCATCCGTCTGATAGGTGCCACAACCGAAAACCCATCCTTCGAAGTCAATGCTGCCCTGCTTTCCAGGTGCCAGGTCTATACCCTAAATTCCTTGGGCAGACATGAACTTGAGGCCATGCTGCAGCAGGCCATGGAAAAGGATGTGGAGTTGAATAAAAAGCATATTGAACTCAAGGAAACAGAAGCGCTGCTGCGGATGTCAGGAGGGGATGGCAGGAAACTGTTGAATTTGTTTGAAATTGTCATCAATGGCATCAATGAAGACCCCTGTGTCATTACCAATGAAAAGGTGATCAAGACTGCCCAACAGAAAATTGCGCTTTATGACAAATCGGGAGAGCAGCATTATGATATCATGTCTGCCTTTATCAAATCCATACGTGGTTCAGATCCCAATGCAGCTGTGTATTGGTTAGCCAGGATGATAGAAGGCGGAGAGGACGTAAAATTCATTGCCAGGCGCTTGGTAATTTTAGCTTCTGAGGATATTGGCAATGCCAACCCCAATGCCCTTTTGCTGGCAACGAACTGTTTTGAAGCAGTGAAAATGATCGGCTACCCTGAATCCAGGATTATCCTTTCCCAGTGTGTCACTTACCTGGCCTCCTCTCCCAAAAGCAATGCTTCCTATATGGCGATCAACAGGGCGCAGGCTTTGGTCAAGGAAACAGGAGATCTTCCCGTTCCCCTGCATCTGCGCAATGCCCCCACCAAACTGATGAAGGACCTGAATTACGGGAAGGAATACAAATATGCCCATGATTATGAGCAGAATTTTGTGGCGCAGGAATTTTTGCCAGAGGATATCAAAAACACCAAACTCTATGAGCCCGGGAACAATGCCCGGGAAAATGAATTGAGGAGGTTTCTGAAGGACAGGTGGAAAGGGAAGTATGGGTATTAA